Proteins co-encoded in one Natronorubrum daqingense genomic window:
- a CDS encoding helix-turn-helix domain-containing protein — protein sequence MREFVFALEYESGTNPVADVLADYQEASIRSLSCHVTADSLWRVDHAEGSAEALAALEDAYTTSDFFADCLVKDDCGAECEVQVLDRSSDTLVVYTYWDRTEVCTSVPHVALEHLGEGLLFETYREGRRYRWRIVLGSDAAIHDFFDALDEEVDECTGIEMLRLTELDPDHGSDPTPETDLPRAQREALRAAVERGYYETPRRIELGELAEDLEVPRSTLSYRLRRAEASLASEFVATDDSHEALLGRP from the coding sequence ATGAGAGAATTCGTCTTCGCCCTCGAGTACGAATCGGGGACGAACCCCGTCGCCGACGTGCTCGCCGACTACCAGGAGGCGTCGATTCGCTCGCTGTCCTGTCACGTCACCGCGGACAGCCTCTGGCGCGTCGACCACGCCGAAGGTTCAGCCGAGGCGCTCGCGGCACTCGAGGACGCCTACACGACGAGTGACTTCTTCGCGGACTGCCTCGTCAAGGACGACTGCGGTGCGGAGTGTGAAGTTCAGGTACTCGATCGCTCGAGCGACACGCTCGTGGTCTACACCTACTGGGACCGCACCGAGGTCTGTACGTCGGTTCCTCACGTCGCCCTCGAGCACCTCGGCGAGGGGCTCCTCTTCGAGACCTATCGCGAGGGGCGGCGCTACCGCTGGCGGATCGTCCTCGGCAGCGACGCGGCGATTCACGACTTCTTCGACGCGCTGGACGAAGAGGTAGACGAGTGCACCGGGATCGAAATGCTTCGCTTGACGGAACTCGATCCGGACCACGGCAGCGATCCGACGCCCGAAACCGACCTTCCTCGAGCCCAACGCGAGGCCCTTCGGGCGGCCGTCGAACGCGGCTATTACGAGACGCCCCGCCGCATCGAACTGGGCGAACTCGCCGAGGATCTCGAGGTACCGCGATCGACGCTCTCCTACCGGCTCAGAAGAGCAGAAGCGAGCCTCGCATCGGAGTTCGTCGCGACGGACGACTCGCACGAGGCGCTGCTCGGTCGGCCCTGA
- a CDS encoding outer membrane protein assembly factor BamB family protein yields the protein MDSPDGWSSLGGGQGNTGFLEDETGPEDPVAPAWEYNQSGMLAVVDDVVYLAGDDEVHALDAETGSREWEADVEGVEGAPAVAYDSVYLGGEQLTALDAADGDVRWELDLEPDEVIASPNVEAELVLVVADGVVYAVDALEGEVGWEYEPEDEQLHEQAVAIVEDICIAASETQLYALDVHNGSELWTYESDDDSLDGQFAGRLAAYPMATKEYVVAMRANDELSIHDLEDGEEAGRVSNFSNPEGAITDDRILNTTGMDSYHAAAHDLETGESEWEAEESGLGATPPITDGDLVYSGLTSEDEFSDGETGDRFYAFDIEDGSTAWQIDTGASLWPLAVVDETLYVGTLSSDGLIFALRSNSETDADEDDIDEEPEDDGDSPEEEEVEGDSEDTDESDEADDEAPDGDADADGDSDDDGDDDTDGDSDEDSDDDDAADDGDDDDADDDAEDDESDADDDDADDADDDVDDGADDDADDAADDDADGDDSVPGFTTGAGLLGGALSLEWLRRREMEPDEEEEA from the coding sequence ATGGACAGCCCCGACGGCTGGTCGTCACTCGGTGGCGGACAAGGAAACACGGGCTTTCTCGAGGACGAAACCGGTCCCGAGGATCCCGTTGCCCCGGCCTGGGAGTACAACCAAAGCGGCATGCTCGCCGTCGTCGACGACGTCGTGTACCTCGCCGGCGACGACGAGGTTCACGCGCTCGACGCCGAAACCGGCTCTCGAGAGTGGGAAGCCGACGTCGAGGGCGTCGAGGGGGCGCCGGCTGTCGCCTACGATTCCGTCTACCTCGGTGGTGAGCAGTTGACGGCCCTGGACGCTGCAGACGGTGACGTTCGCTGGGAACTCGACCTCGAGCCGGACGAGGTTATCGCGTCGCCTAACGTCGAAGCCGAACTCGTATTGGTCGTCGCCGACGGCGTCGTGTACGCCGTCGACGCACTGGAGGGCGAGGTTGGCTGGGAGTACGAACCGGAGGACGAACAACTCCACGAGCAGGCGGTTGCAATCGTCGAGGATATCTGTATCGCCGCGAGCGAAACGCAACTGTACGCACTCGACGTGCACAACGGCTCGGAGCTCTGGACGTACGAGTCGGACGACGATTCCCTCGACGGGCAGTTCGCCGGCCGACTCGCAGCGTATCCGATGGCGACCAAAGAGTACGTCGTCGCGATGCGAGCGAACGACGAACTGTCGATTCACGACCTGGAGGACGGCGAGGAAGCGGGCCGCGTTAGTAATTTCAGTAATCCGGAGGGGGCGATTACGGACGACCGAATTCTCAACACCACCGGAATGGACAGCTATCACGCCGCTGCACACGACCTGGAAACCGGTGAGTCGGAGTGGGAAGCCGAGGAATCCGGCCTCGGTGCGACACCACCGATCACCGACGGCGACCTCGTCTACTCCGGGCTCACGAGCGAGGACGAATTCAGCGACGGCGAAACGGGGGATCGCTTCTACGCGTTCGACATCGAGGATGGCTCAACTGCGTGGCAGATCGACACGGGTGCCAGCCTGTGGCCCCTCGCCGTCGTCGACGAAACGCTCTACGTCGGAACGCTCTCGAGCGACGGTTTGATCTTCGCCCTGCGGAGCAATTCGGAAACCGACGCCGACGAGGACGATATCGACGAGGAACCGGAGGACGACGGTGACTCCCCGGAAGAAGAGGAAGTCGAGGGCGATTCCGAGGACACCGACGAGTCGGACGAAGCTGACGACGAAGCGCCAGACGGGGACGCTGACGCGGATGGCGACTCCGACGACGATGGCGACGATGATACGGATGGCGATTCCGACGAGGATAGCGATGATGACGACGCTGCGGACGATGGCGACGACGATGATGCGGACGATGACGCAGAGGATGACGAGTCAGACGCTGATGACGATGACGCGGACGACGCGGATGATGACGTAGACGATGGTGCGGACGATGACGCGGACGACGCTGCAGATGACGACGCGGACGGCGACGATAGCGTTCCCGGCTTCACCACCGGTGCAGGCCTCCTCGGCGGTGCCCTCTCACTCGAGTGGCTCCGCCGTCGCGAAATGGAACCCGACGAGGAAGAGGAAGCGTAA